From a single Sparus aurata chromosome 13, fSpaAur1.1, whole genome shotgun sequence genomic region:
- the LOC115594685 gene encoding olfactory receptor 1C1-like: MEFFNSALGRNITFVRPEYFIIRGFTGIPNVKYYFAFLFVLYIVSVIGNMTVMAVIILDHNLRAPKYIAVFSLAFVDLFSSSAMVPKLLDIFLFNHHYISYNNCLTFLFFCFTCISMQSFNLAALAYDRLMAIFYPLHYQVKVTNRSMLSLIASFWLLVSTLVLIAVGFLTRLSFCKSVVIKSYFCDHGPIYRLGCNDVTPSRIIAGVVSNFIIWFPFVFILGSCIGYALSKVATFQERVRAFKTCTGHLSLVAIYYLPIIFVYRFGGIIDPNSRIISFSLATIIPPMLDPFIYVLQTQEIKQSLKKLLKIRGQSKIATNN, translated from the coding sequence ATGGAGTTTTTTAACTCAGCCCTAGGAAGAAACATCACCTTTGTGCGTCCTGAATATTTCATAATACGTGGTTTTACTGGCATCCCTAACGTGAAGTATTACTTCGCCTTTCTATTTGTTCTTTATATTGTTTCAGTAATTGGAAACATGACTGTGATGGCTGTAATTATCTTGGATCATAATCTGAGAGCTCCAAAATATATTGCAGTTTTTAGTCTAGCTTTTGTGGACCTGTTTAGTAGCTCTGCCATGGTGCCGAAACTTCTTGACATCTTTCTGTTCAACCATCACTACATTTCCTACAATAACTGCttgactttcctttttttctgcttcaccTGCATTTCAATGCAGTCGTTCAATCTGGCTGCACTCGCCTATGACAGACTGATGGCCATCTTCTACCCACTGCATTATCAAGTGAAGGTGACCAACAGGTCCATGCTGTCTTTGATTGCATCTTTCTGGCTCTTGGTCAGCACACTTGTACTCATTGCAGTAGGCTTTCTTACAAGACTCTCCTTTTGTAAGTCAGTGGTTATTAAGAGCTATTTCTGTGACCATGGCCCAATATACCGGCTTGGCTGCAACGATGTTACTCCCAGTCGTATAATTGCTGGTGTTGTATCAAATTTTATTATTTGGTTTCCATTTGTGTTTATCTTGGGAAGTTGCATTGGCTATGCTTTGTCCAAAGTGGCCACCTTTCAGGAAAGAGTGAGGGCCTTTAAAACCTGCACAGGTCACCTTTCATTAGTGGCAATCTATTACCTGCCCATCATATTTGTATATCGCTTTGGGGGAATAATAGATCCAAATTCCAGGATCATAAGCTTTTCTTTGGCTACTATCATCCCTCCCATGTTGGACCCGTTCATATATGTTCTGCAGACACAAGAAATCAAACAATCATTGAAAAAGTTGTTGAAAATCAGAGGGCAATCCAAAATTGCcacaaataattaa
- the LOC115594687 gene encoding olfactory receptor 6C4-like, with amino-acid sequence MEFFNPALGKNISFVRPAYFIISGLIGIPNIKFYYVFLFFVYIISVLGNTIVMAVIILDHNLRSPKYVAVFNLAFVDLFGNSALVPKLLDIFLFDHRYIPYNDCLTFLFFCYTCLSMQSFNLVALSYDRLIAITFPLHYQVMVTHRFMFCMIASFWLFIVLAVLIAVGLLTRLSFCDSVIINSYFCDHGQIYRLACNDHFPNYAISCLYPVLIFWLPLVFILLSYLYVCCSLAKVATVQQGLKAFKTCIGHLLLVAIYFIPLLITFTLMEKINPNARIINLSLTSVFPPMLNPIIYVLQTQEIKESVKRLLKIGRKNKITVKKFSIM; translated from the coding sequence ATGGAGTTTTTCAACCCTGCTCTTGGAAAAAACATCTCTTTTGTGCGTCCTGCATATTTCATAATAAGTGGATTAATTGGCATACCTAATATCAAGTTTTAttatgtctttctcttctttgtttatATTATTTCAGTGCTGGGAAACACTATTGTAATGGCTGTAATAATCTTGGATCATAATCTGAGGAGTCCAAAATATGTTGCAGTTTTTAATCTAGCATTTGTGGACCTGTTTGGTAACTCTGCTCTGGTGCCGAAGCTCCTCGACATCTTTCTGTTTGACCATCGCTACATTCCCTACAACGACTGCttgactttcctttttttctgctacACCTGCCTCTCTATGCAGTCATTTAATCTGGTTGCACTGTCCTATGACAGACTGATAGCTATCACTTTCCCACTGCATTATCAAGTGATGGTGACCCACAGGTTCATGTTCTGTATGATTGCATCTTTCTGGCTGTTTATTGTACTTGCTGTACTTATTGCAGTTGGCCTCCTGACAAGACTTTCCTTCTGTGATTCTGTGATTATTAACAGCTATTTCTGTGACCATGGTCAGATATACCGGCTGGCCTGTAATGACCATTTCCCCAATTACGCCATTAGCTGTTTGTACCCAGTTCTTATATTTTGGCTTCCACTAGTTTTCATCTTGTTAAGTTACCTTTATGTCTGCTGTTCTTTGGCTAAAGTGGCCACAGTTCAACAAGGACTGAAGGCCTTTAAAACATGCATAGGTCATCTTTTATTAGTGGCAATCTATTTCATCCCACTGTtaatcacatttacattaatgGAAAAAATTAATCCCAACGCCAGAATCATAAACCTGTCTCTGACCTCGGTCTTTCCTCCCATGTTGAACCCAATCATTTATGTTCTGCAGACCCAAGAAATCAAAGAATCTGTGAAAAGGTTATTAAAAattggaagaaaaaacaaaataactgtGAAAAAATTTAGCATAATGTGA
- the LOC115593473 gene encoding olfactory receptor 146-like, which produces MEFFNSALGKNISFVHPAYFIISGFIGIPNIKFYYVFLFFVFVVSVLGNTAVMAVIYLDHNLRAPKYIMVFNLAFVDLFGSSALVPKLLDIFLFDHRYIPYNDCLTFLFFCYTCLSMQTLNLVGLCYDRLIAIIFPLHYHLKVTHRFMFSLIASFWVFVIFVVLIAVGLLTRLSFCKSVLINSYFCDHGQIFRLACNDRSPSFAISMSLPVLLLWFPLMFILFSYLYIAYALSKVATVKERVKAFKTCTAHLSLVAIYFIPILITFTMSSKIHPNGRIINLSLTSVFPPMLNPIIYVLQTQEIKESVKKMFKIRK; this is translated from the coding sequence ATGGAGTTTTTCAACTCTGCTCTTGGAAAAAACATCTCTTTTGTGCATCCTGCATATTTCATAATTAGTGGATTCATTGGCATACCTAATATCAAGTTTTAttatgtctttctcttttttgtgtttgttgtgtcagtgctgggaaacactgctgtgaTGGCTGTAATATACCTGGATCATAATCTGAGAGCTCCAAAATATATCATGGTTTTTAACTTAGCATTCGTGGACTTGTTTGGTAGCTCTGCCCTGGTGCCGAAACTTCTTGACATCTTTCTGTTTGACCATCGCTACATCCCCTACAACGACTGCttgactttcctttttttctgctacACCTGCCTCTCTATGCAGACTCTTAATCTGGTTGGACTCTGCTATGACAGACTGATAGCTATCATCTTCCCACTGCATTATCATTTGAAGGTGACCCACAggttcatgttttctttgattgcaTCATTCTGGGTTTTTGTCATCTTTGTTGTACTCATTGCAGTCGGCTTGCTTACCAGACTTTCCTTCTGTAAGTCTGTACTGATTAACAGCTATTTCTGTGACCATGGTCAGATATTCAGGCTTGCCTGCAATGACAGAAGTCCCAGCTTTGCTATTAGTATGTCATTAccagttcttcttctttggtttccactgatgttcatcttgtttaGTTACTTGTATATTGCCTATGCATTGTCTAAAGTGGCCACAGTTAAGGAAAGAGTGAAGGCCTTTAAAACCTGCACAGCTCATCTTTCATTAGTGGCAATCTATTTCATCCCAATATTAATCACATTTACAATGTCTTCGAAAATTCATCCAAACGGCAGAATCATAAACCTCTCTTTGACCTCTGTCTTTCCTCCCATGTTGAACCCAATCATTTATGTCCTGCAGAcacaagaaatcaaagaatctgtgaaaaaaatgtttaaaatcagaaaGTAA
- the LOC115593477 gene encoding olfactory receptor 146-like produces MEFFNSALGKNISFVRPAYFIISGFIGIPNIKFYYVFLFFVFVVSVLGNTAVMAVIYLDHNLRAPKYIMVFNLAFVDLFGSSALVPKLLDIFLFDHRYIPYNDCLTFLFFCYTCLSMQTLNLVGLCYDRLIAIIFPLHYHLKVTHRFMFSLIASFWVFVIFVVLIAVGLLTRLSFCKSVLINSYFCDHGQIFRLACNDRSPSFAISMSLPVLLLWFPLMFILFSYLYIAYALSKVATVKERVKAFKTCTAHLSLVAIYFIPILITFTMSSKIHPNGRIINLSLTSVFPPMLNPIIYVLQTQEIKESVKKMFKIIK; encoded by the coding sequence ATGGAGTTTTTCAACTCTGCTCTTGGAAAAAACATCTCTTTTGTGCGTCCTGCATATTTCATAATTAGTGGATTCATTGGCATACCTAATATCAAGTTTTAttatgtctttctcttttttgtgtttgttgtgtcagTGCTGGGAAATACTGCTGTGATGGCTGTAATATACCTGGATCATAATCTGAGAGCTCCAAAATATATCATGGTTTTTAACTTAGCATTCGTGGACTTGTTTGGTAGCTCTGCCCTGGTGCCGAAACTTCTTGACATCTTTCTGTTTGACCATCGCTACATCCCCTACAACGACTGCttgactttcctttttttctgctacACCTGCCTCTCTATGCAGACTCTTAATCTGGTTGGACTCTGCTATGACAGACTGATAGCTATCATCTTCCCACTGCATTATCATTTGAAGGTGACCCACAggttcatgttttctttgattgcaTCATTCTGGGTTTTTGTCATCTTTGTTGTACTCATTGCAGTCGGCTTGCTTACCAGACTTTCCTTCTGTAAGTCTGTACTGATTAACAGCTATTTCTGTGACCATGGTCAGATATTCAGGCTTGCCTGCAATGACAGAAGTCCCAGCTTTGCTATTAGTATGTCATTAccagttcttcttctttggtttccactgatgttcatcttgtttaGTTACTTGTATATTGCCTATGCATTGTCTAAAGTGGCCACAGTTAAGGAAAGAGTGAAGGCCTTTAAAACCTGCACAGCTCATCTTTCATTAGTGGCAATCTATTTCATCCCAATATTAATCACATTTACAATGTCTTCGAAAATTCATCCAAACGGCAGAATCATAAACCTCTCTTTGACCTCTGTCTTTCCTCCCATGTTGAACCCAATCATTTATGTCCTGCAGAcacaagaaatcaaagaatctgtgaaaaaaatgtttaaaatcataaAGTAA
- the LOC115593478 gene encoding olfactory receptor 1-like, with protein MEFFNSALGRNITFVRPEYFIIRGFTGIPNVKYYFIFLFVLYIVSVIGNMTVMAVIILDHNLRAPKYIAVFSLAFVDLFSSSAMVPKLLDIFLFNQHYISYNNCLTFLFFCFTCISMQSFNLAALAYDRLMAIFYPLHYQVKVTNSSMLSLIVSFWLLVITLVLIAVGFLTRLSFCKSVVIKSYFCDHGPIYRLGCNDVTPSRIIAGVVSNFILWFPFVFILASYCGIGYALSKVATFQERVRAFKTCTGHLSLVAIYYLPIIFVYRFGGTIDPNARIISFSLATIIPPMLDPFIYVLQTQEIKQSLKKLLKSSESL; from the exons ATGGAGTTTTTTAACTCAGCCCTAGGAAGAAACATCACCTTTGTGCGTCCTGAATATTTCATAATACGTGGTTTTACTGGCATCCCTAATGTTAAGTATTACTTCATCTTTCTATTTGTTCTTTATATTGTTTCAGTAATTGGAAACATGACTGTGATGGCTGTAATTATCTTGGATCATAATCTGAGAGCTCCAAAATATATTGCAGTTTTTAGTCTAGCTTTTGTGGACCTGTTTAGTAGCTCTGCCATGGTGCCAAAACTTCTTGACATCTTTCTGTTCAACCAGCACTACATTTCCTACAACAACTGCttgactttcctttttttctgcttcaccTGCATTTCGATGCAGTCTTTCAATCTGGCTGCACTCGCCTATGACAGACTGATGGCCATCTTCTACCCACTGCATTATCAAGTGAAGGTGACCAACAGCTCCATGCTGTCTTTGATTGTGTCTTTCTGGCTCTTGGTCATCACACTTGTACTCATTGCAGTAGGCTTTCTTACAAGACTCTCCTTTTGTAAGTCAGTGGTTATTAAGAGCTATTTCTGTGACCACGGCCCAATATACCGGCTTGGCTGCAACGATGTTACTCCCAGTCGTATAATTGCTGGTGTTGTATCAAATTTTATTCTTTGGTTTCCATTTGTGTTTATCTTGGCAAGTTACTGTGGCATTGGCTATGCTTTGTCCAAAGTGGCCACCTTTCAGGAAAGAGTGAGGGCCTTTAAAACCTGCACAGGTCACCTTTCATTAGTGGCAATCTATTACCTGCCCATCATATTTGTATATCGCTTCGGGGGAACAATAGATCCAAATGCCAGGATCATAAGCTTTTCTTTGGCTACTATCATCCCTCCCATGTTGGACCCGTTCATATATGTTCTGCAGACACAAGAAATCAAACAATCATTGAAAAAGTTGTTGAAAA GTAGTGAGAGTTTGTGA
- the LOC115594686 gene encoding olfactory receptor 1-like, with amino-acid sequence MEFFNSALGRNITFVRPEYFIIRGFTGIPNVKYYFIFLFVLYIVSVMGNMTVMAVIILDHNLRAPKYIAVFSLAFVDLFSSSAMVPKLLDIFLFNHHYISYNNCLTFLFFCFTCISMQSFNLAALAYDRLMAIFYPLHYQVKVTNRSMLSLIASFWLLVSTLILIAVSFLTRLSFCKSVVIKSYFCDHGPMYRLGCNDVTPSRIIAGVVSNFILWFPFVFILASYCGIGYALSKVATFQERVRAFKTCTGHLSLVAIYYLPIIFVYRFGRTIDPNARIISFSLATIIPPMLDPFIYVLQTQEIKQSLKKLLKIRGQSKIATNN; translated from the coding sequence ATGGAGTTTTTTAACTCAGCCCTAGGAAGAAACATCACCTTTGTGCGTCCTGAATATTTCATAATACGTGGTTTTACTGGCATCCCTAATGTTAAGTATTACTTCATCTTTCTATTTGTTCTTTATATTGTTTCAGTAATGGGAAACATGACTGTGATGGCTGTAATTATCTTGGATCATAATCTGAGAGCTCCAAAATATATTGCAGTTTTTAGTCTAGCTTTTGTGGACCTGTTTAGTAGCTCTGCCATGGTGCCGAAACTTCTTGACATCTTTCTGTTCAACCATCACTACATTTCCTACAACAACTGCttgactttcctttttttctgcttcaccTGCATTTCGATGCAGTCGTTCAATCTGGCTGCACTCGCCTATGACAGACTGATGGCCATCTTCTACCCACTGCATTATCAAGTGAAGGTGACCAACAGGTCCATGCTGTCTTTGATTGCGTCTTTCTGGCTCTTGGTCAGCACACTTATACTCATTGCAGTCAGCTTTCTTACAAGACTCTCCTTTTGTAAGTCAGTGGTTATTAAGAGCTATTTCTGTGACCACGGCCCAATGTACCGGCTTGGCTGCAACGATGTTACTCCCAGTCGTATAATTGCTGGTGTTGTATCAAATTTTATTCTTTGGTTTCCATTTGTGTTTATCTTGGCAAGTTACTGTGGCATTGGCTATGCTTTGTCCAAAGTGGCCACCTTTCAGGAAAGAGTGAGGGCCTTTAAAACCTGCACAGGTCACCTTTCATTAGTGGCAATCTATTACCTGCCCATCATATTTGTATATCGCTTCGGGAGAACAATAGATCCAAATGCCAGGATCATAAGCTTTTCTTTGGCTACTATCATCCCTCCCATGTTGGACCCATTCATATATGTTCTGCAGACACAAGAAATCAAACAATCATTGAAAAAGTTGTTGAAAATCAGAGGGCAATCCAAAATTGCCACAAATAATTGA